Genomic segment of Leishmania panamensis strain MHOM/PA/94/PSC-1 chromosome 20 sequence:
GAGGCGCGATAGCGTAAACCGTATACCCACACTTttctgcagcagtgcggctgCCACGTCTACCGGCGCTCTTCGCAGCGCTGACGAAGCGACGACTAACCGCAGCGTCGTTCTCCACGGCTGCCATTATCGCCTCTTATGTCAATACAGCGAGTGCGGGAACCACGCAGCAGTCTCTGCTCAATATGGATGACAACAGAGATGTCATCAACCTCGAGGAGGCGTCGTTTGAGTTCGTGTGGTGGCTCGGCCTCCTCattgctgccgcagcgatcGGCGTCGTCACAGGGGTTGTGCAGGCCATCATGCACTGGTGTCGCGCCCGCAGGTGCCGCGCCGAGGACGCGGTGCGAAGCAACGAAATCGAGAAGAGCATCTGTCTCATGACGGCCCGTCTGTACCGCACACGCCAGCTGTGGCAGGCACACCAAGTACGCgccactcagcagcagcagcaccaatcTTCTCCAGAGCAGCTCGGCCACAACTCCCTGAGGGTAGCCGTGGTCAAACATCCTATATTCCCCGACCAAGAGCTTCAAGTGCACGGCTCTTTACATGAGGCATCTTTCGGAGACGATGAGGTGTTGCACACCTCGAGGACCGCAGTGCTATCGTCTTTTCACCTTCATCACTATCAGCCGCCCCTGAGTTATCAGAACCCTCTGCAGAAAGCATCAGTGACATCGAGCTCTCAGTACAGTGTAGCTGGTGGCGGAGACTTGCTGACCAAGTCTGTGTCAGACTCACTCATGTCACGGTTTTCCTCAGTGTATGAGATGAAGAGGGTCGTATCCAAGGAATCCTTGCCACGTAGCGCTAGACCAGCTTTGCCGCTTCCATCCCCGCCATCTACCCGGGTGTTTGCTGGAATCATCAAGGTAGGCGCTTTGCGTCGAGCACTGCGCTCTCCCCAGCTACACGTAGAATCGTCGACACCACCCTTGTTGCCGACCTCGACACGGTGTCTGTCCTGCCCGTCATTCATGCTAGCGACGTCAAGTTCATGCAAGGATTCGTGGCACTACCAAGGCATTTCATCTTTCCAGCTCCCTATCTTCCTGGGTGCGGAGTCGAACGCGGAGTCGGACGAGTCTGTATTGAACAAGAGCAGTGTGGAGACAGTGTCGGTACATGGTCCCGGGGGCAGGGCACCATCACCACGCGGCACAACTGACAGCTTCATTGAGCAGAGTAATGATAGACTGACACGGCGCACAGGTGTTGCGGAGACAGGCAGACATGCCGCCGTCACCATTCATGGCGAGGAAATGGATGGGCAAGCCGCAGTgcaagtgcagcagcagagtggTTATCGACGTGCCACGGAGAGGCGCCGGCTTGTTCTGCCTTCGCTGACGTCGCCGTCAGGTCCCCACCGCGGCTGTAAGAGTGATGTCACGGCAATGCGTCATAGTTCGGTAGCAGAGGCTGGCCGAGACGACTGTGCAGCAGGGAGCACTTGTACTGTTCCCCCCGCCGCACAGACAGAGCGCCCTTTTCCTGAGACCTCAGCTGTCACCCTTACCAAAGGCGGTGACTCATCCTTTGATAAGTCGCTTGTCGATTGCACTGCAGGACCACAGGGGCGCTTCACCCCCAGTAGCTTCAAGGGGATGAAGAGCTTGGACAGCCGCCCACCTCTGCATGCGTTCCTGCGCCCCTACAACTTCACACTGGGAGACGCAACACTCCCTAGTGAC
This window contains:
- a CDS encoding hypothetical protein (TriTrypDB/GeneDB-style sysID: LpmP.20.4590), translating into MDDNRDVINLEEASFEFVWWLGLLIAAAAIGVVTGVVQAIMHWCRARRCRAEDAVRSNEIEKSICLMTARLYRTRQLWQAHQVRATQQQQHQSSPEQLGHNSLRVAVVKHPIFPDQELQVHGSLHEASFGDDEVLHTSRTAVLSSFHLHHYQPPLSYQNPLQKASVTSSSQYSVAGGGDLLTKSVSDSLMSRFSSVYEMKRVVSKESLPRSARPALPLPSPPSTRVFAGIIKVGALRRALRSPQLHVESSTPPLLPTSTRCLSCPSFMLATSSSCKDSWHYQGISSFQLPIFLGAESNAESDESVLNKSSVETVSVHGPGGRAPSPRGTTDSFIEQSNDRLTRRTGVAETGRHAAVTIHGEEMDGQAAVQVQQQSGYRRATERRRLVLPSLTSPSGPHRGCKSDVTAMRHSSVAEAGRDDCAAGSTCTVPPAAQTERPFPETSAVTLTKGGDSSFDKSLVDCTAGPQGRFTPSSFKGMKSLDSRPPLHAFLRPYNFTLGDATLPSDSFFSSSTHLKAAANFSPPQAFLHSAYTQRFMAAPQRTAASPPSSLPPEPVLSAPAESALDGTADYWRMLDVRITRPPVTPRLA